In Pedobacter sp. SL55, the following proteins share a genomic window:
- a CDS encoding IPT/TIG domain-containing protein, giving the protein MIKKHINASIILLTFMAISACKKDNSENTAPPTLSSVTTLNDRNTSLQSIGYGEWIIIKGTNLSTTSEVDFNGTLAADSLTYADDNTITVKIPANLTDPINNPIKVTTKYGTATLNFQIKQPGPQIDDFSPGAGVVDDEITINGNYYKGITGVTINGVAATIVSSTQTQVKIKVPTGGTFGQVVITTPVGSVTATKTFGLKHVIYDDGFKNSWTNTSYSTTSLNLASTTNTRRGTSAIDVTHKSFSAVRFRLVSKFSTAGYSMVKISMFGGPGTQGKKVRITVSPAAGNYELLLNEGKWTDYQVPFINIGNPATIEYITFQEFSGFASQIFIDDVGFY; this is encoded by the coding sequence ATGATCAAAAAACATATAAATGCAAGCATAATTTTGCTCACATTTATGGCTATTAGTGCTTGTAAAAAAGATAACAGCGAAAACACCGCTCCGCCAACCTTAAGTTCGGTAACTACCCTTAACGACAGAAATACCTCATTGCAATCTATCGGTTATGGCGAGTGGATCATCATCAAGGGCACCAATTTGAGCACTACTTCGGAAGTAGATTTCAATGGTACTTTGGCTGCCGACTCGCTAACCTACGCTGACGATAACACCATTACCGTAAAAATTCCGGCCAACCTTACAGATCCAATCAACAATCCAATTAAAGTAACCACCAAATATGGTACAGCAACCCTAAACTTCCAAATTAAGCAACCAGGCCCACAAATCGATGATTTTAGTCCTGGAGCAGGTGTAGTTGACGACGAAATTACCATTAACGGCAATTATTACAAGGGAATAACCGGGGTAACCATTAATGGAGTAGCAGCTACTATTGTATCTAGCACACAAACTCAAGTAAAAATTAAAGTGCCAACAGGCGGAACTTTTGGGCAAGTGGTAATTACCACTCCTGTAGGCTCAGTAACAGCTACCAAAACCTTTGGGTTAAAACATGTAATTTATGACGACGGCTTTAAGAATTCTTGGACCAATACTTCGTATTCTACCACTTCGCTTAATTTAGCCAGTACTACCAACACAAGACGAGGAACCTCTGCCATTGACGTGACGCATAAATCGTTCTCTGCTGTACGTTTCAGGTTAGTTTCTAAATTCTCAACAGCAGGTTACAGCATGGTTAAAATATCAATGTTTGGAGGCCCAGGCACACAAGGCAAAAAAGTAAGAATAACAGTTTCTCCTGCCGCAGGAAACTATGAACTCTTACTTAACGAAGGCAAATGGACCGACTACCAAGTACCATTCATCAACATTGGCAATCCTGCAACTATTGAGTACATCACTTTTCAAGAGTTTAGTGGCTTTGCCTCGCAAATATTTATTGATGATGTAGGGTTTTACTAA
- a CDS encoding RagB/SusD family nutrient uptake outer membrane protein, whose amino-acid sequence MKAISTYLMASVFGLALLSTSSCKKALEEKPYSFYSPENSYNNQNDARAAINGVYNELYSWELFQQPFWNMTVLDDDHVSGADWYLGTTGAGNPQSYWGVDGPWVGCYAMIARANTVLENVPNITDIDPDIQKRIMGEAYFLRGWAYFQLVQLYGGVPIKLKALSASNPETNVPRATVKETYEVVIADFKAAETNLFQLGHAKAGEPGRVNQGVAKAFLAKTYLTMASGASTGSITVRGGTDNGYYTYTKNVVAGLEGLDARAYYTLARDKAQEVIDSEKYSLTESWKELWSIAGRNNKEQMWQLQSLAGTVFINNLHNYFSARSTFGVGAVWTTNNHYNDYDVLDERVLDGITHNYQTLQGTYIFYPSWQAAQYKVVGGITYNNTGSTTAERAYTIKYASVADPSVANSDAFYPLMRYSEVYLMIAEAENEINGANSSAYAALNKVRLRSFPLYTPAPPLPQTPIPVPEAYAPANMTPEQFRSFVLAERAREFNMEGIRRFDLMRWGIYLQVMNKIGTGQNNISKVRQAKNLLLPIPLNEINSNTALKGKNNPNW is encoded by the coding sequence ATGAAAGCGATTTCAACCTATCTTATGGCATCAGTTTTCGGCTTAGCTTTGTTAAGCACTAGTTCATGCAAAAAAGCTTTAGAAGAAAAACCCTACTCTTTTTATTCGCCAGAAAACTCTTACAATAACCAAAACGATGCCAGAGCCGCCATTAACGGCGTTTATAACGAACTGTACTCTTGGGAATTATTTCAACAACCGTTTTGGAACATGACCGTACTAGACGATGACCACGTATCTGGGGCCGATTGGTATTTAGGCACTACTGGTGCTGGCAACCCGCAATCTTACTGGGGTGTTGATGGTCCTTGGGTGGGCTGCTACGCGATGATTGCCAGAGCAAATACGGTTTTAGAGAACGTCCCTAACATTACCGATATTGATCCCGATATCCAGAAACGTATCATGGGAGAAGCCTACTTTTTACGTGGCTGGGCTTACTTCCAACTTGTACAACTGTATGGCGGCGTGCCTATCAAACTAAAAGCGCTATCGGCTAGCAATCCAGAAACCAATGTACCAAGAGCTACCGTAAAAGAAACTTACGAAGTAGTGATTGCAGATTTTAAGGCAGCAGAAACCAATCTTTTCCAATTGGGACATGCCAAAGCTGGCGAACCAGGCAGAGTAAACCAAGGAGTAGCCAAAGCTTTTTTAGCCAAAACCTACCTAACTATGGCCTCTGGAGCATCTACGGGCAGTATTACCGTACGCGGCGGAACAGACAATGGCTACTACACTTATACCAAAAATGTGGTAGCAGGCTTAGAAGGTTTAGATGCTAGAGCATATTACACCTTAGCAAGAGACAAAGCACAAGAAGTAATTGACAGTGAAAAATACTCCCTCACAGAAAGCTGGAAAGAACTATGGAGCATAGCCGGCAGAAACAATAAAGAACAAATGTGGCAGTTACAATCTTTGGCTGGCACTGTATTCATTAATAACCTTCATAACTATTTCTCAGCTCGCTCTACCTTTGGTGTAGGCGCCGTTTGGACTACCAATAACCATTACAACGACTATGATGTTTTAGACGAACGGGTGCTAGATGGCATTACCCATAATTATCAAACACTGCAAGGTACTTATATTTTTTACCCATCGTGGCAAGCGGCACAATACAAAGTGGTGGGCGGCATTACCTATAACAATACAGGAAGCACAACCGCAGAACGTGCCTACACCATTAAATACGCTAGTGTAGCAGATCCGAGTGTGGCTAATAGCGATGCTTTTTACCCCCTAATGCGTTATTCGGAGGTTTATTTAATGATAGCCGAAGCTGAAAACGAAATTAATGGGGCAAATAGCAGTGCCTATGCAGCACTAAATAAAGTGAGGCTTCGCTCCTTTCCTTTATACACGCCAGCTCCGCCACTACCGCAAACCCCAATACCAGTACCAGAAGCTTATGCACCAGCCAACATGACACCAGAGCAGTTCCGCAGTTTTGTATTGGCAGAACGAGCTAGAGAATTTAACATGGAAGGCATTAGGCGCTTTGATTTAATGCGATGGGGAATTTACTTGCAAGTAATGAATAAAATTGGAACCGGACAGAACAACATCTCGAAAGTGCGTCAAGCAAAAAATTTGTTGCTTCCTATACCGCTCAACGAAATCAACTCAAACACTGCCCTAAAAGGCAAAAACAATCCTAATTGGTAA
- a CDS encoding glycoside hydrolase family 26 protein, which produces MKKILLLLLIATSSHCQVYAQELSNKNATKATKALYQNLHKLSKKQVLFGHQDDLAYGVGWKYEPGKSDIKETVNDYPAVYGWDLGKIEHQREKNLDGVPFDKMREYIKTAHQKGAVITISWHADNPLTNGSSWDTAHHTVKSILPNGEKHEIFKTWLDRVSVFLQSLKNAKGEEIPVLFRPFHELKGKWFWWGRNTTSPEEYKAIWRFTVNYLQNQKKLNNLIWVYNTNEFDNENEFLESYPGDDVVDVLSFDQYQYGIEGKKKFINTVKKQLDITTKLATEKNKLSAFAETGFENIPDPSWWTGTLWPAIKDYPISYVLVWRNAGYMPSTKKMHYYAPYKGQASAKDFKKFYQNKKVWFEKMLSTKNLYQTK; this is translated from the coding sequence ATGAAGAAAATTTTATTACTCTTGTTAATAGCTACCAGTAGCCACTGCCAAGTATATGCGCAAGAATTAAGTAATAAAAATGCCACCAAAGCCACCAAAGCACTTTACCAGAACCTCCATAAGCTAAGCAAAAAACAGGTGCTTTTTGGCCATCAAGATGATTTGGCTTATGGTGTTGGCTGGAAGTACGAACCTGGCAAAAGCGACATCAAAGAAACCGTAAACGATTATCCTGCAGTATATGGCTGGGACCTTGGAAAAATAGAACATCAACGAGAAAAAAACTTGGATGGCGTACCTTTTGACAAAATGCGTGAATACATCAAAACTGCGCATCAAAAAGGTGCGGTAATTACCATTAGCTGGCATGCCGATAACCCACTTACCAATGGTTCATCTTGGGACACAGCTCATCACACCGTTAAATCTATTTTACCAAATGGCGAAAAACACGAAATCTTCAAAACCTGGCTTGATAGGGTTAGTGTTTTCTTACAAAGCTTAAAAAATGCCAAAGGCGAAGAAATTCCTGTTTTATTTAGGCCGTTTCACGAGTTAAAGGGCAAATGGTTTTGGTGGGGAAGAAACACAACCTCCCCAGAAGAGTATAAAGCAATTTGGAGGTTTACCGTAAACTATTTGCAAAATCAAAAAAAGTTAAACAACCTTATTTGGGTTTACAACACCAACGAATTTGATAACGAAAATGAATTTTTAGAAAGCTACCCAGGAGATGATGTAGTAGATGTTTTAAGCTTCGATCAATATCAATATGGCATTGAGGGAAAGAAAAAATTCATCAACACTGTTAAAAAGCAACTTGATATTACTACCAAACTAGCCACAGAAAAGAACAAACTTTCGGCTTTCGCAGAAACAGGTTTCGAAAACATTCCAGACCCAAGTTGGTGGACAGGAACACTATGGCCAGCCATCAAAGACTATCCTATTTCTTATGTGTTGGTGTGGCGCAACGCAGGCTACATGCCATCAACAAAAAAAATGCACTATTACGCACCCTACAAAGGGCAGGCATCTGCTAAAGACTTCAAGAAATTTTACCAAAACAAAAAAGTATGGTTTGAGAAAATGCTAAGCACCAAAAACCTATACCAAACCAAATGA
- a CDS encoding (2Fe-2S)-binding protein, protein MKQEYNFSRRFFLKTSSALGALAFIPKGVKAFYEEVKNFIVPPKEQIPLKVSINKKSYAIKADTRTTLLDLLREDLNLTGAKKGCDHGQCGACTVHVDGQRVLSCLTLAATLPGKEVTTIEGLANGNQLHPMQEAFIECDGFQCGYCTPGQIMSAVACVNEGHTKSVAEIKEFMSGNLCRCGAYNGIVESIQKVAAQ, encoded by the coding sequence ATGAAGCAGGAGTACAATTTTTCTCGCAGGTTTTTCCTTAAAACCTCGTCGGCACTTGGTGCGTTGGCTTTTATCCCTAAAGGAGTAAAAGCATTTTACGAAGAGGTCAAAAACTTTATCGTACCACCAAAAGAGCAAATTCCGTTAAAGGTTTCTATCAATAAAAAAAGTTACGCTATAAAGGCGGATACACGAACTACGTTGTTAGATTTGCTACGCGAAGATTTGAACTTAACCGGAGCCAAAAAAGGTTGCGACCATGGGCAATGCGGTGCCTGTACCGTTCATGTAGATGGGCAGCGGGTACTCAGCTGTCTTACCTTGGCGGCCACTTTACCGGGCAAAGAGGTAACCACCATAGAAGGTTTGGCCAATGGTAACCAACTTCATCCAATGCAAGAAGCTTTTATCGAGTGCGATGGTTTCCAATGTGGTTATTGTACCCCGGGGCAAATCATGTCGGCGGTGGCTTGTGTAAACGAAGGCCATACCAAATCTGTTGCTGAAATTAAGGAGTTTATGAGCGGCAACCTCTGCCGTTGTGGTGCTTATAACGGAATTGTAGAATCTATCCAAAAAGTTGCTGCACAATGA
- a CDS encoding NAD(P)-dependent alcohol dehydrogenase, which yields MQTTSVKAFGTTAPEADLAPLSINRRAVQPNDVEIEILYCGVCHSDLHTARNDWGGSIYPAVPGHEIVGKITAVGSEVSKFKVGDLAGVGCIVDSCKTCSSCQQDLEQYCLNGFIGTYNGKDLHLGGQTFGGYSEKVIVKEDFVLAVPANLDLAAVAPLLCAGITTWSPLKHWNVKEGSKVAVIGLGGLGHMAIKLAKGLGANVTLFSRTPDKTEDAKALGADTVVISTDKAQMRAVSGHFDLIIDTVPYVHDLNPYIATLNINGTLVLVGYLGGLEDMLNTVPMILGRKSVAGSVIGGIAETQEMLDFCGEKGIVSEIEIIKMQEINQAYERMLKSDVRYRFVIDMASLKNS from the coding sequence ATGCAAACAACAAGTGTTAAAGCTTTTGGTACTACGGCACCCGAAGCAGATTTAGCTCCTCTGAGCATTAACCGTAGAGCAGTACAGCCAAACGATGTAGAAATTGAGATTTTGTACTGTGGCGTTTGCCATTCGGATTTACATACCGCCCGCAACGACTGGGGTGGTTCTATTTACCCAGCAGTACCCGGACACGAAATTGTAGGTAAAATTACCGCAGTGGGTAGCGAAGTAAGCAAATTTAAAGTAGGCGATTTAGCAGGCGTTGGCTGTATTGTAGACTCCTGCAAAACCTGTAGCAGCTGCCAACAAGATTTGGAACAATATTGCTTAAACGGTTTTATTGGCACTTATAATGGTAAAGATTTGCACTTGGGCGGGCAAACCTTTGGTGGCTATTCAGAAAAAGTAATAGTTAAGGAAGATTTTGTGCTGGCTGTACCTGCCAACCTAGATTTAGCTGCGGTAGCTCCATTATTATGTGCTGGCATTACCACGTGGTCACCATTAAAGCACTGGAATGTGAAAGAAGGCAGCAAAGTTGCCGTGATAGGCTTAGGTGGTTTAGGTCACATGGCCATTAAATTAGCAAAAGGTTTAGGAGCAAATGTTACCTTGTTTTCTAGAACACCAGATAAAACTGAAGATGCCAAAGCATTGGGTGCAGATACGGTAGTAATTTCTACAGACAAAGCGCAAATGAGAGCGGTAAGTGGGCACTTCGATTTGATTATCGATACTGTTCCTTATGTGCACGATCTAAATCCTTACATAGCTACTTTAAACATTAACGGAACTTTGGTTTTAGTAGGCTATTTAGGCGGATTAGAAGATATGTTAAACACCGTACCAATGATTTTGGGTCGTAAATCGGTAGCTGGGTCGGTAATTGGTGGCATTGCCGAAACTCAAGAAATGTTAGATTTCTGCGGAGAAAAGGGTATCGTTTCTGAAATAGAAATCATTAAAATGCAGGAAATTAACCAAGCTTACGAGCGTATGCTAAAAAGCGATGTACGTTATCGTTTCGTAATTGATATGGCATCGTTAAAAAACAGTTAA
- a CDS encoding sodium:solute symporter family protein, translated as MNLQLIDIAILVVYLITMVMIGFYMKNKAKQDKESYLMGGKKLPWYMLGLSDASDMFDISGTMWMVSLCFVYGFKSIWIPWLWPVFNQVFMMMFLSKWLRRSNATTGAEWLKTRFGITGKGVTGSHAIVIAFALISCLGFLAYGFVGLGKFIEIFIPWEYVQNYIPFTVPAKYVPHFYGIVFTLFAMFYSILGGMHSIVLGDAIKYAIMTLACIAIGVIAIMHLQNQKLNVPTGWNTPFFSWKLDMDWSAIAAEANKKIEEDGFSLFGAFFMMMLLKGVFASLAGPAPNYDMQKILSTRSPKEASKMTGFVSIVLLPIRYSMVTGLTVLALLYYNQLYLKGPDGVTDFERILPATINNFLPVGVLGLVLTGLLGAFMGTFSGTLNAAQAYIVNDIYLKYINPAAATKKIIYMNYIIGVVVVAAGIGFGFLTKDVNNILQWIVGGLYGGYVAANCLKWYWWRFNANGFFWGMAVGVGAALLMPYVTTGLPLFWWPALFLLSLAGCLIGTYTAPATDIKVLKSFYSTVKPWGFWQPIHQLVAAENPSFQQNKNFKLDMFNVAIGIVAQLCLTIFPMYLITGMYLPLLVTIAILAVIVTILKRTWWNRLED; from the coding sequence ATGAACTTACAACTAATAGATATTGCCATTCTTGTTGTTTACCTTATTACCATGGTAATGATTGGCTTTTACATGAAAAACAAAGCCAAGCAAGACAAAGAAAGTTACCTTATGGGTGGCAAAAAACTGCCTTGGTATATGCTCGGATTAAGCGATGCCAGCGATATGTTCGACATTAGCGGCACCATGTGGATGGTTTCACTCTGTTTCGTATACGGCTTTAAAAGCATTTGGATACCTTGGTTGTGGCCGGTATTTAACCAGGTTTTTATGATGATGTTTCTTTCTAAATGGCTAAGAAGATCTAACGCCACTACTGGCGCCGAATGGTTAAAAACAAGATTTGGAATAACCGGAAAAGGGGTAACGGGCTCTCACGCCATCGTAATTGCATTTGCCTTAATTAGCTGTTTGGGCTTCTTAGCTTATGGCTTTGTTGGCTTGGGCAAATTTATTGAAATTTTTATCCCTTGGGAATACGTACAAAACTATATACCTTTTACTGTACCTGCTAAATATGTACCGCATTTTTACGGCATTGTATTTACGCTTTTTGCCATGTTCTATTCCATTTTAGGGGGTATGCACAGCATTGTTTTGGGCGATGCCATTAAATATGCCATCATGACTTTAGCTTGCATAGCCATTGGTGTTATTGCGATAATGCACTTACAAAACCAAAAGCTTAATGTACCTACCGGATGGAATACCCCATTTTTTAGTTGGAAATTAGATATGGATTGGAGCGCCATTGCAGCCGAGGCCAATAAAAAAATAGAAGAAGATGGTTTCAGCTTGTTTGGAGCTTTCTTTATGATGATGCTACTCAAAGGTGTTTTTGCTTCTCTTGCAGGCCCAGCACCAAATTACGATATGCAGAAAATTTTAAGTACCCGCAGCCCAAAAGAAGCCAGCAAAATGACAGGTTTTGTGAGTATTGTGCTACTACCAATCCGCTATTCTATGGTAACTGGCTTAACGGTTTTGGCTTTGCTCTACTATAATCAATTGTACTTAAAAGGGCCAGATGGCGTAACCGATTTTGAAAGAATATTACCTGCAACAATTAACAACTTTTTACCAGTGGGAGTTTTAGGCCTAGTGCTTACTGGATTATTGGGTGCTTTTATGGGCACGTTTAGCGGCACCTTAAATGCGGCGCAAGCCTATATTGTAAACGATATTTACCTCAAGTACATTAATCCAGCGGCAGCAACCAAAAAAATTATTTACATGAATTACATTATAGGCGTTGTAGTAGTAGCCGCAGGAATAGGCTTTGGTTTTTTAACCAAAGATGTGAATAACATTTTACAATGGATTGTAGGCGGCCTATATGGCGGTTATGTTGCTGCCAACTGCTTAAAATGGTATTGGTGGCGCTTTAATGCCAATGGCTTTTTTTGGGGAATGGCTGTGGGAGTTGGCGCAGCACTATTAATGCCTTACGTTACTACCGGACTGCCGCTATTTTGGTGGCCAGCACTTTTCTTACTATCGTTAGCCGGATGTTTAATTGGCACTTACACCGCCCCCGCTACCGACATTAAAGTACTGAAATCTTTCTATAGCACCGTAAAACCATGGGGCTTTTGGCAACCTATACACCAATTAGTAGCTGCAGAAAACCCCTCTTTCCAACAAAACAAAAATTTCAAACTCGATATGTTTAACGTGGCCATTGGTATTGTTGCTCAATTGTGCCTAACCATATTTCCAATGTATTTAATTACCGGTATGTACCTGCCGTTGCTAGTAACTATAGCCATTTTAGCAGTTATCGTTACCATTTTAAAAAGAACCTGGTGGAATAGATTAGAAGATTAA
- a CDS encoding glycosidase yields MNTNFKERILQMATAQTQLLEKQNTPINFNNGVYQRYQNPVLTAKHIPFNWKYDLNEATNPFLIERFGINAVLNPGAIKWNGKYILMARVEGIDRKSFFAIAESPNGIDNFKFWDYPIEMPETENPDTNIYDIRLVAHEDGWVYGLFCTERRDLSASEGDQSAAIAQCGIARTKDLKNWERLADLKTNSPQQRNVVLHPEFVAGCYAFYTRPQDSFIEAGKGGGIGFGLSKAIENALVDEEIVIDKKVYHTVYEAKNGQGPAPIKTEKGWLHLAHGVRNTAAGLRYVLYMFMTDLHDLTKVIHKPAGYLIAPEEDERIGDVSNVVFCNGWIADEDGKVYIYYASSDTRIHVATSTIEQLLDYVANNPEDGLRSAATVQTIINIIDANKSLAKKTENTLHLNGQVARP; encoded by the coding sequence ATGAACACGAATTTCAAAGAGCGCATCTTGCAAATGGCTACAGCGCAAACTCAATTGCTAGAAAAACAAAACACACCAATTAATTTTAATAATGGCGTTTATCAACGTTATCAAAACCCCGTGCTTACAGCCAAGCATATTCCTTTCAATTGGAAATACGACCTCAACGAGGCTACCAATCCGTTTTTGATAGAACGCTTTGGCATCAACGCGGTGTTAAACCCAGGCGCAATAAAATGGAATGGAAAATATATTTTGATGGCAAGAGTCGAAGGCATAGACAGAAAATCGTTTTTTGCCATTGCCGAAAGCCCCAATGGCATAGATAATTTCAAATTTTGGGACTACCCTATTGAAATGCCCGAAACAGAAAACCCAGACACTAATATTTACGATATCAGATTGGTAGCACATGAAGACGGTTGGGTTTATGGCCTTTTTTGCACCGAAAGAAGAGATCTAAGCGCTAGCGAAGGCGATCAATCTGCTGCTATTGCTCAATGTGGTATTGCCCGCACCAAAGATTTAAAGAACTGGGAACGCTTGGCCGACCTTAAAACCAACTCGCCACAACAGCGAAACGTAGTATTACATCCAGAATTTGTAGCGGGCTGCTATGCTTTTTACACCCGCCCGCAAGATAGTTTTATAGAAGCAGGTAAAGGTGGAGGCATTGGCTTCGGCTTATCTAAAGCTATTGAAAATGCCTTGGTTGACGAAGAAATTGTTATCGATAAAAAAGTTTACCATACTGTTTACGAAGCAAAAAACGGACAAGGGCCGGCCCCAATCAAAACCGAAAAAGGATGGTTGCACTTGGCGCATGGCGTTAGAAATACCGCCGCTGGCTTGCGCTACGTACTCTATATGTTCATGACCGATTTGCACGATTTAACCAAAGTAATTCATAAACCTGCCGGATATCTTATTGCGCCAGAGGAAGATGAGCGAATTGGCGACGTTTCTAACGTAGTGTTTTGCAACGGATGGATTGCAGATGAAGATGGCAAAGTGTATATTTACTATGCTTCATCAGACACCCGCATACATGTAGCTACAAGTACAATTGAACAATTATTAGATTACGTAGCCAACAACCCCGAAGATGGGCTACGCTCTGCCGCTACGGTGCAAACCATCATTAATATTATTGATGCCAATAAAAGCTTGGCCAAAAAAACTGAGAACACCTTACATTTGAACGGACAAGTAGCACGCCCCTGA
- a CDS encoding AGE family epimerase/isomerase has product MQALKNFKPALEAELQDLLSWWSTHTLDHQLGGFYGQINNANQAINSPKGLVLNARILYTFSSAYLLKPKPTYLEIADRAYNYLVDFFQDRKNGGFYWSLTPEGLPLDTKKQVYGQAFAIYALAEYYKINNSKAELDLAKSTYQLIEEHSFDKVNSGYIEAHAQNWQATDNLRLSEKDQNDKKSMNTHLHIIEAYANLYLVWPNNQLKIAIQKLLTNFKNHIIHTETGHLQLFFNMDWEVKSNLVSFGHDIEAVWLLLEAAEIINDKEEIQDFKILALKMADAASQGLHKNGGLVYEFNPINQHWINEFHWWPQAEAMVGFFNAWQISGNENYLNATFKVWNFIKNHLKDNKNGEWFWGLHEDHSIMKNEDKAGFWKCPYHNGRACIEIIKRINKIAS; this is encoded by the coding sequence ATGCAGGCACTAAAAAATTTTAAACCAGCCTTAGAAGCAGAATTACAAGATTTGCTCAGTTGGTGGTCTACTCACACCTTAGACCACCAGCTTGGGGGTTTTTATGGCCAAATTAACAACGCAAACCAGGCCATAAATTCTCCAAAGGGATTGGTGCTCAATGCCCGTATATTGTACACTTTTTCATCAGCCTACTTATTAAAACCAAAACCAACATACCTAGAAATTGCGGATAGAGCTTACAACTATTTAGTAGATTTTTTTCAGGATAGAAAAAACGGAGGTTTTTATTGGTCGCTTACACCAGAAGGGCTACCTCTAGACACCAAAAAGCAAGTTTACGGGCAAGCTTTTGCCATTTATGCACTAGCCGAATATTACAAAATAAACAATAGCAAAGCCGAATTAGATTTAGCAAAAAGCACTTATCAATTAATAGAAGAACACAGCTTCGATAAAGTAAACAGTGGCTATATAGAGGCGCACGCACAAAATTGGCAGGCAACAGACAATTTGCGATTGAGCGAAAAAGATCAAAATGATAAAAAATCGATGAATACGCATCTGCACATCATCGAAGCTTATGCAAATCTGTATCTGGTTTGGCCTAACAATCAATTAAAAATTGCCATACAAAAACTCTTAACAAACTTTAAAAATCATATCATTCATACAGAAACTGGGCATTTACAATTGTTTTTTAATATGGATTGGGAAGTAAAATCTAACTTGGTTTCTTTTGGACACGATATAGAGGCTGTTTGGCTTTTACTAGAAGCTGCAGAAATAATTAATGATAAAGAAGAAATCCAGGACTTTAAAATATTAGCTTTAAAAATGGCCGATGCGGCTTCACAAGGTCTACACAAAAACGGTGGCTTAGTCTACGAATTTAATCCAATTAACCAACATTGGATTAACGAATTTCATTGGTGGCCACAAGCAGAGGCTATGGTAGGTTTTTTTAATGCTTGGCAAATATCGGGTAACGAAAATTATTTAAACGCTACATTTAAAGTTTGGAATTTCATTAAAAACCATTTAAAAGACAACAAAAATGGCGAATGGTTTTGGGGTTTACACGAAGATCATTCTATAATGAAAAACGAAGACAAAGCTGGCTTTTGGAAATGTCCTTATCACAACGGCAGAGCTTGTATTGAAATTATTAAGAGAATTAACAAAATAGCTTCTTAA